TAGATATTCTGGCCAAGTTGATGCCGTGACTCCGTGGATGCGATCTCCGTATTGAGGATATGCCGGATGTTTTCCGGTTCAAAACCATCAATGACCATCTGCAACCCCCCACGGAAAAAAGGGTCATCGATATCATCAAGTTCATCCTCCAGCACCAGCAACCCTTCCCGGCGGGCCTTCTGGGCCAGGTAGAAAAATTTCTCATTGAGGGAGATAACATCCTCGTCATCCCGTCTGACAAACACCTGCTTGGTCACCTGATAGACGGCTTTGATATCCGTGAGGCGGAAACTGATCAACACAGCCCCGAATGACCCCCCAACCGTGATAAAAATGCCGGCAAGATTCCAGAATGTGCCGAGATCACCTTCCAGTTTTATCCCGATGAAGACAAGGGAGAAACCGACTATCATTCCTACCACCGTCATAATATCCAATTTTTTCATATACACAGCACCCCATTCTTAAAGTACCATGGAGAGGGGAAGGGGTCCTTGCCTCCCCCTCTCCAATGTAGATTATCGCTTCATGTTGAGTATCTCTATCAGTATCTCATCAGAAGAGGTAACCACCCTGGTATTGGCCTGGAACCCACGGCTCGTGGTGATAAGTTCCGTAAACTCGAAAGCCAGGTCCACATTGGACATTTCCAGTGCCGATGACCGTATCAACCCTCTCCCGCCCTCACCGGCAAAACCGACCCTCGGATCACCGGAGTTTGCGGAGATGCTATAGAGGTTGCCCCCCTCTTTCATCAACCCTTCCGGATTCACAAAAGAAGTCAGGGCAATTCGCCCTATATCCCTGAGGATACCGTTGCTGTACACCCCGCTGATCACACCATCCTTGGCCACGTGATAGGAGATCATCTCCCCGGCCCCGTAGCCATCCTGATCGCGGACCAGAACATCGCTCAATCCGGCCAGCTGGGTCAGATCGGCCATGCCCAGTTCAACCCTCATGGGCGCAGCTCCCAGCGGCTCGAATTCCAGGTCCAGTATGTTGGACGAACCTACCAGAAGATTACCACCGACGCTGAATTCCAGGCTGCCCTGAACTCCATCATTGTCCAGGGTGATAACACCACCGGTTGCGGCGGCGATCTCCTGCCGGTACTGGATCTCTGCCAGCCCGACCCTGATCAGGCTCGAAGCGGCCGGATCACTGTTGATGGCATCCATGATCTCCTGATAGGTGGAGGTCACTTCCCCGCCGGAATTGGTAGCCAACACAACCTGAACGTTGTCCCCGACCACGTTTATCTGCAGGGTCTCGCCGGGATTGCCCGTATCCACGAACTCGATGCCGATCGGGTTGGGCAAATTGTAATTCGGCGGAACGTTGTCATCCACACGGTAGCGCAGGGGCGTAACCAGAAACCCCCTGTTGCCTTCCAGCTCGTTGTAAACTCCCATGCGGTAATCCCAGTTGTTCACGCCCGTTTTCTCGAATTCATACTCGACGTTGTAACGCCGACCCTGCGAATCATAGACGTAGTGATCAACCAGGGTAGATCCCCCGATCGCCAGGCGAGCATCAAGATTGCCGGTCAGCAGCGCACGAGTGGTAGCATTGGCAATCATCTCCTCCCCCAGAGGAATATGAATCGGGGTCAGCAGGTCGGACTGGCTGATATCGGCAGCCTCGCCCACCCAACCCAGAACATGCAGGCCATCAACGTTGACCAGGTTCCCCGCGCCATCGCGGCCAAAGGAGCCGTCCCTGGTATAAAAAATGTTCAGCCCATCACTGACCACGAAGAAGCCGTTTCCCTCGATGGCCATGTCGGAAGCACGATCGGTACTCTTGATCGGCCCCTGCCCCTGGTTCACGATGTTGGCTCCAACCTTGACGCCCATCCCGATCTGCATGGGATTGGAGCCCCCGCGATACAGGGTCGAGGCTGTTGCCCCCTGCATGGTCTGATTGAACAGGTCCTCGAAACGCACCTGCGTATTCTTGTATCCAAATGTATTTACATTGGCGATATTGTTACCGATTGCGTCCATCTTCAGCTGATGGCTTCTCAAACCTGTAACTGCAGTACTCATCGCTCGAATCATTTTAAAACCTCCTCGGTTTACTTGATAAGTTTCTACCGGCGCGATCGTTCCGCTTCCATCGTTCCACGGAACAGGCCTTCCTGCAAATGGAGGTCCGGGCCTATTTTACAATTATCGCACTGTCAATGCCGGTAAAAATATGTTCCCGTGCTTCAACATCGTCGATGGCCGTTATTATCGTTCTGTTCACCACGCTGGCCACCAGGGCAATGTCCCCGTAAAGCAACAACGAAGAACGTGCCCCTTTGCTTCCCGCTTTCTCCACCGCTGCGGATATCTCCTGCAGGTCGGATTCTTCCAATTTTATCTGTCGATTTTCCATCCGTTCACGTGCATGGGCCGATATCCTGAGCCT
This region of Bacillota bacterium genomic DNA includes:
- a CDS encoding flagellar hook protein FlgE — translated: MIRAMSTAVTGLRSHQLKMDAIGNNIANVNTFGYKNTQVRFEDLFNQTMQGATASTLYRGGSNPMQIGMGVKVGANIVNQGQGPIKSTDRASDMAIEGNGFFVVSDGLNIFYTRDGSFGRDGAGNLVNVDGLHVLGWVGEAADISQSDLLTPIHIPLGEEMIANATTRALLTGNLDARLAIGGSTLVDHYVYDSQGRRYNVEYEFEKTGVNNWDYRMGVYNELEGNRGFLVTPLRYRVDDNVPPNYNLPNPIGIEFVDTGNPGETLQINVVGDNVQVVLATNSGGEVTSTYQEIMDAINSDPAASSLIRVGLAEIQYRQEIAAATGGVITLDNDGVQGSLEFSVGGNLLVGSSNILDLEFEPLGAAPMRVELGMADLTQLAGLSDVLVRDQDGYGAGEMISYHVAKDGVISGVYSNGILRDIGRIALTSFVNPEGLMKEGGNLYSISANSGDPRVGFAGEGGRGLIRSSALEMSNVDLAFEFTELITTSRGFQANTRVVTSSDEILIEILNMKR
- a CDS encoding flagellar protein translates to MVERVGIGGIDKSVVPVSETMKKGRSAKLENGAVPSFTETLEKVQDKSRLRISAHARERMENRQIKLEESDLQEISAAVEKAGSKGARSSLLLYGDIALVASVVNRTIITAIDDVEAREHIFTGIDSAIIVK
- a CDS encoding motility protein A (Homolog of MotA, appears to be involved in motility on surfaces and under different ionic conditions. With MotS (a MotB homolog) forms the ion channels that couple flagellar rotation to proton/sodium motive force across the membrane and forms the stator elements of the rotary flagellar machine.); translation: MKKLDIMTVVGMIVGFSLVFIGIKLEGDLGTFWNLAGIFITVGGSFGAVLISFRLTDIKAVYQVTKQVFVRRDDEDVISLNEKFFYLAQKARREGLLVLEDELDDIDDPFFRGGLQMVIDGFEPENIRHILNTEIASTESRHQLGQNIYKSWGAYAPAFGMLGTLIGLVVMLAHLDDPDAIGFGMAVALLTTFYGVLIANLLFLPMATKLEIYSNQEISRKEAIIESLLALQSGINPRLLQEQLKAYLSPAEKEEVEREAERGRQVIEEEEEVMLNV